The following proteins are encoded in a genomic region of Montipora foliosa isolate CH-2021 chromosome 10, ASM3666993v2, whole genome shotgun sequence:
- the LOC137973319 gene encoding 3-galactosyl-N-acetylglucosaminide 4-alpha-L-fucosyltransferase FUT3-like isoform X2 — protein sequence MNTSQRCFLTLIAAAGFIMLVIIGFHFMSDVNFVEFAYHFRMNSSASELKGRSQSVELGTENNFTREMTVILVYTSFFGDTNWVKKGGRCVWYQPEERQCRMDLFEITLNKTRFAESSIVIFHARNMPAVSELKSLLKSRPTSQRWVYALWESPMATPNPSALNGLFNLTWTYRTDSDFWAPYGYYESYREEDGKMNEVATVTDYTEGKSELVAWMVSNCSPQLRLSFVRELKKFIKVDVYGSCSRIFGQSLSCSREKTSDCVRKYKFYLSFENALCEDYITEKYWGYLGRICLHNTGFLEMRGTSQVNVEKKRVENNVPPSLANGVYIAGREQKRSPNVN from the exons ATGAATACTTCACAAAGATGCTTTCTGACACTGATCGCAGCTGCAGGTTTTATTATGCTCGTCATTATAGGCTTCCATTTTATGTCTGATGTTAACTTTGTCGAATTTGCCTACCACTTTCGGATGAACAGTTCTGCTAGTGAACTGAAAGGAAGAAGTCAGTCCGTGGAATTGGGAACGGAAAACAACTTTACTCGTGAAATGACGGTAATTCTCGTGTACACTTCATTTTTCGGAGATACAAACTGGGTGAAAAAGGGTGGAAGGTGCGTTTGGTATCAACCCGAGGAACGGCAATGCCGAATGGATCTTTTTGAAATTACGTTAAACAAGACGCGGTTTGCTGAAAGCAGCATCGTTATATTTCACGCCAGGAACATGCCAGCGGTGAGCGAGTTGAAGTCATTATTGAAGAGCAGGCCTACGTCTCAGCGCTGGGTGTATGCACTATGGGAGAGTCCGATGGCTACTCCTAACCCATCAGCATTGAACGGCTTGTTCAACTTGACATGGACTTACAGGACTGATTCAGACTTTTGGGCACCTTATGGGTATTATGAATCATACCGTGAAGAAGATGGCAAGATGAATGAAGTGGCGACCGTGACAGATTATACCGAAGGAAAATCAGAACTTGTTGCTTGGATGGTTAGCAACTGTTCTCCTCAACTGCGACTATCTTTTGTTCGCGAGCTGAAAAAATTCATCAAAGTTGACGTATATGGATCTTGTTCCAGAATATTTGGCCAATCTCTATCTTGTTCACGGGAAAAGACAAGCGACTGTGTTAGAAAATATAAATTCtacctttcatttgaaaacgcTCTATGTGAGGATTACATTACTGAAAAGTACTGGGGTTATCTCG GGAGGATCTGCCTTCATAACACAGGATTTCTTGAAATG CGAGGCACAAGTCAGGTTAACGTAGAAAAGAAAAGGGTTGAGAACAACGTACCACCCAGTTTGGCGAATGGAGTTTACATTGCTGGCCGGGAGCAAAAGAGATCCCCGAATGTTAACTAA